Proteins from a single region of Melanotaenia boesemani isolate fMelBoe1 chromosome 3, fMelBoe1.pri, whole genome shotgun sequence:
- the LOC121637241 gene encoding dnaJ homolog subfamily C member 16-like: protein MRGCSTGRVPGACPALLAIFLLILIVHVVKPTTESDPYKILGVSRSASQAEIKRAYKSLAREWHPDKNKDPKAEDMFIKISKSYEILSNEERRSNFDRYGQMDENQPFGQSQHHGFRSFHNSFYFDESFFHFPRSRDFADSKYMLHHAQFNSDVLPDSYKRPYLIKVTSEWCFACIHIEPVWKDTVLELEPLGVGIGIVDLGYERRLANQLGAHRAPSIIGLVNGRLTFFHQAVVRELLRQFIEDLLPQKLVERINDNNYRAFLDSWHLENKPSLLLFDQVPVVPLLYKLTAFAFRDYIRFGYVDQGETHSTQLVRQFNINTYAPTMLLFKENTEKPVDVIQARGMKKQIMDEFVSNNKFLQVPRLVSQKLFDELCPVKQFHRRRKYCVLLITGEDEDFLPGNKAFLDFATVNKKEVLRFAYVYQRKQQPLCQALLHNQAAVSPQVVILERRSQTGRVFYRSVSGGWNGSEEDKYRLHEQLELLQKDPTYLSSDTTLPELNNEMAPIFIIQWMNAAYDYILQIYDDLLYSNWREMMPILSLIFSALFILFGTVIIQAFSEPSESKPQNAKPKKQPTTEAEEEAASRANTFSRPPKKDFVEVTELTDITYTSNLVKLRPGHINVVLVLTNASKNVLLRKFAKEVFSFSGTQTLHFSFLNADKHCLWMPSLLRSASAAGQSVSHLDDEESSDYTGHVLALNGYKKYFCLFRPVFTGDDPNDASSESSFSSDSKRKSRSRSRSSSHSRSRSHSWEDGAIPKRGSSRATSIEVHHKLDRLGLWMERLMEGTLPRLQVPAWPTLDTTNSSSTKS from the exons ATGAGGGGTTGTAGCACCGGCCGGGTTCCTGGGGCATGTCCAGCATTGCTCGCCatcttccttttaattttgattgTACATGTGGTGAAACCGACTACTGAGTCTGACCCGTACAAAATCCTGGGTGTCAGCAGGAGTGCCAGTCAGGCAGAAATCAAACGGGCTTACAAGAGCCTTGCTAGAGAATG GCACCCAGATAAGAACAAGGACCCTAAAGCAGAAGACATGTTCATCAAGATTTCTAAGTCATATGAG ATTCTGTCTAATGAGGAACGAAGGTCCAACTTTGACCGCtatggtcagatggatgaaaaccAACCTTTTGGCCAGTCACAGCATCATGGTTTCCGCAGCTTCCACAACAGTTTCTACTTTGATgagtctttttttcatttccccAG GTCCAGGGACTTTGCTGACAGCAAGTACATGCTTCACCATGCTCAGTTTAACAGCGATGTCCTCCCAGACAGCTACAAGAGGCCGTACCTTATTAAAGTGACTTCAGAGTGGTGCTTTGCATGCATTCACATTGAGCCTGTTTGGAAGGACACGGTGCTGGAGCTGGAACCTCTGG GTGTGGGCATTGGCATTGTGGATCTGGGCTATGAGCGTCGCCTGGCCAACCAGCTGGGAGCTCACCGCGCTCCCTCCATCATTGGGCTGGTGAATGGCAGGTTGACCTTCTTCCATCAGGCTGTAGTACGGGAGCTCCTGAGACAGTTTATTGAAGATCTGCTGCCTCAGAAACTGGTGGAGAGG ATAAATGATAACAATTACAGGGCTTTTCTGGATAGTTGGCATCTGGAAAATAAGCCCAGTCTTCTCTTGTTTGACCAAGTCCCTGTTGTGCCACTACTATACAAG CTAACTGCATTCGCCTTCAGGGACTATATTCGCTTTGGCTATGTGGATCAGGGTGAAACACACAGCACTCAGCTCGTGCGGCAGTTCAACATTAATACCTACGCTCCCACCATGCTGCTTTTTAAGGAAAACACAGAGAAGCCTGTTGACGTCATCCAG gCAAGAGGGATGAAGAAACAGATCATGGATGAGTTTGTCTCCAATAACAAGTTCCTTCAGGTGCCACGGCTGGTCAGCCAGAAGCTATTTGATGAGCTATGTCCTGTCAAGCAATTCCACCGACGGAGGAA GTACTGTGTGCTGCTAATCACAGGGGAGGATGAAGATTTTCTTCCAGGAAATAAGGCCTTCTTGGACTTTGCCACTGTGAACAAAAAAGAAGTGCTGCGGTTTGCATACGTATACCAGCGTAAGCAGCAGCCTCTTTGTCAAGCGCTTCTACACAACCAGGCTGCAGTCTCACCTCAG GTGGTGATTCTGGAGAGGCGGAGCCAAACTGGCCGGGTCTTTTACCGCTCTGTGAGCGGTGGCTGGAATGGCAGTGAGGAGGACAAGTACCGCCTTCACGAACAGCTGGAGCTTCTTCAGAAAGATCCTACTTACCTGAGCTCAGACACCACCTTGCCAGAACTCAACAACGAGATGGCCCCT atttttattattcagtGGATGAATGCAGCTTATGATTACATCCTCCAAATATATGATGACCTTCTCTACTCAAACTG GCGAGAGATGATGCCTATTCTGTCCTTGATCTTCTCAGCTCTCTTTATTCTTTTCGGCACTGTTATCATTCAAGCTTTCAG TGAACCAAGTGAGAGTAAACCACAAAATGCAAAGCCAAAGAAGCAACCCACAACAGAAGCTGAGGAAGAAGCAGCAAGCAGAGCAAATACCTTCAG CCGTCCTCCAAAGAAGGACTTTGTGGAAGTGACTGAGCTAACAGACATTACATACACCAGTAACCTGGTCAAGCTGAGACCTGGTCACATTAATGTTGTCCTGGTGCTCACCAATGCCTCCAAAAATGTTTTGCTCAGGAAATTTGCCAaggaggttttttctttttctgg GACTCAGACCCTTCACTTCTCCTTCCTCAATGCTGATAAGCACTGTCTCTGGATGCCCTCACTCCTTCGCTCAGCCAGTGCTGCTGGTCAGAGTGTGAGCCATTTAGATGATGAGGAGTCTTCAGACTACACTGGCCACGTCCTGGCCCTCAATGGCTACAAGAAGTATTTTTGTCTCTTTAGACCCGTCTTCACAGGGGACGATCCAAATGATGCCTCATCTGAGAGCTCATTTTCCTCTGACAGCAAGAGAAAGTCCCGCTCCAGGTCCAGGTCTAGCTCCCACTCCCGATCCCGATCCCATTCCTGGGAAGATGGTGCCATACCCAAAAGAGGCTCGAGTAGGGCCACTAGCATAGAAGTCCACCACAAGCTTGACAGGCTGGGGCTGTGGATGGAGAGGCTAATGGAGGGAACCCTGCCCAGATTGCAGGTCCCTGCATGGCCAACACTTGATACCACCAACAGCTCCTCCACAAAGAGCTGA
- the cdab gene encoding cytidine deaminase b, whose amino-acid sequence MDELKTGLGAVHIDDKSSNYQDIVKELILQSQKAKEGAYCPYSKFRVGAALLTLDNTVFTGCNVENACYNLGVCAERNAIAKAVSEGYRGFKAIAISSDMTEQFISPCGGCRQFMREFGPNWDVYLTKPDGSYSKMTVEELLPVSFGPKDLSLKKVTDSSNRQ is encoded by the exons ATGGATGAATTGAAGACTGGCCTGGGGGCTGTGCATATTGATGACAAAAGCTCCAACTACCAAGACATAGTTAAAGAGCTGATTCTTCAGTCCCAGAAGGCGAAGGAGGGAGCGTACTGTCCTTATAGTAAATTTAGAGTGGGAGCTGCTCTCCTGACCCTCGACAACACTGTGTTTACAG GTTGCAATGTAGAGAACGCATGCTATAATCTGGGAGTGTGCGCTGAAAGGAATGCTATTGCAAAAGCAGTGTCAGAGGGCTACAGAGGTTTCAAGGCCATTGCAATTTCAAG TGACATGACTGAGCAGTTCATCTCTCCATGTGGAGGCTGCAGACAGTTTATGAGAGAG TTTGGTCCTAATTGGGATGTTTACCTGACAAAGCCTGATGGCTCATACAGCAAGATGACAGTTGAAGAGCTGCTACCCGTCTCCTTTGGCCCTAAAGACCTGTCACTGAAGAAAGTGACTGATAGCTCTAACAGGCAGTGA